A DNA window from Thermogemmatispora onikobensis contains the following coding sequences:
- a CDS encoding PP2C family protein-serine/threonine phosphatase → MLGQFNIGYGVRQIPLPARALAWFCALAILVWVSGGFPPHAWLLLWQTLQQLPVLWAARGPALLPPLVGLVILALLLVAAWIGLLLAGWRLLRTCWTSWQERRLLKQELEQLREAEVQATRAARRYQPGAGERSRSQPLSAYGGAPPSHTPWAGSSDSLSHPPVSVPASSPGVEASVAPSLESRRALWADFPTQVDLSLSSPPALSALMAAPTEEQLAFPTAAEAQVFETPTTDRPTSVEKSIGGQRTETLTGLPPKGALVIRMGAITDPGLKRKHKPNEDNLVAIQQQRTHSGQTFGLCVVADGMGGHSNGREASRLVVETFCELALPALTNSIENDEAFLTGVLVDALQHANLKLYQRNRAEKADMGTTVTAALLLDRMAYVLNVGDSRTYLYRPATGLTQVTQDHSVVARLLSAGSISREDVYRHPQRNQIYRCLGDRAAVEVDVFAVPLLRGDKLLLCSDGLWEMVRDPQIEHLLGLNADPVTICQCLLQAALDGGGDDNVSVIVVEVLQVAA, encoded by the coding sequence ATGCTGGGGCAATTCAACATCGGCTACGGGGTCCGCCAGATTCCGCTGCCCGCGCGGGCGCTAGCCTGGTTCTGTGCGCTGGCTATCCTGGTTTGGGTTTCGGGCGGCTTCCCGCCTCATGCCTGGTTGCTGCTCTGGCAGACGCTCCAGCAGCTGCCAGTGCTCTGGGCGGCCCGCGGTCCCGCTCTTCTTCCCCCTTTAGTGGGATTGGTTATCCTGGCCCTGCTGCTGGTCGCGGCCTGGATAGGGCTATTGCTGGCTGGCTGGCGTCTCCTGCGGACCTGCTGGACCTCCTGGCAGGAGCGTCGGCTGCTCAAGCAGGAGCTTGAGCAGTTGCGCGAAGCTGAGGTCCAGGCGACCCGGGCCGCGAGGCGCTATCAACCCGGCGCCGGGGAACGGTCCCGTTCGCAACCGTTATCGGCCTACGGCGGAGCGCCTCCTTCCCACACTCCCTGGGCTGGCTCTTCTGACTCGCTCTCACACCCGCCGGTTTCCGTCCCAGCTTCCTCTCCCGGTGTTGAGGCGAGTGTCGCCCCTTCTCTGGAGTCGCGGCGCGCTCTTTGGGCCGATTTCCCTACGCAGGTCGATCTCTCTCTCTCGTCCCCACCTGCTCTCTCCGCGCTGATGGCGGCCCCCACCGAGGAGCAGCTCGCCTTTCCCACCGCTGCAGAGGCCCAGGTCTTTGAGACTCCCACCACTGATAGGCCAACCTCAGTGGAGAAGAGTATTGGTGGACAACGTACGGAGACGCTGACGGGCCTGCCGCCGAAAGGAGCGCTGGTCATTCGTATGGGGGCGATCACCGACCCCGGCCTCAAGCGTAAGCATAAGCCCAATGAAGATAACCTGGTTGCTATTCAGCAGCAACGTACCCATAGTGGCCAGACCTTCGGCCTCTGTGTGGTGGCTGATGGAATGGGTGGCCATTCCAATGGCCGTGAGGCGAGTCGTCTGGTGGTCGAGACCTTTTGCGAGCTGGCCCTGCCCGCGCTGACGAATTCGATCGAGAACGATGAGGCTTTCTTGACTGGCGTTCTGGTTGATGCGCTGCAACACGCGAATCTGAAGCTCTACCAGCGCAATCGCGCCGAGAAGGCCGATATGGGAACAACAGTGACGGCGGCCTTGCTGCTCGATAGGATGGCCTACGTGCTGAATGTAGGCGATAGTCGAACATATCTCTATCGTCCGGCAACGGGCCTGACCCAGGTCACGCAAGATCATTCGGTCGTGGCGCGCTTACTGAGTGCAGGCTCTATTTCGCGTGAGGATGTCTATCGTCATCCGCAGCGCAATCAGATTTATCGCTGCCTGGGGGATCGTGCGGCGGTCGAGGTCGATGTCTTTGCCGTGCCTTTGCTGAGGGGCGATAAGCTGCTCCTGTGTTCAGATGGCTTGTGGGAGATGGTGCGCGATCCTCAGATTGAGCATCTGCTGGGCCTCAATGCTGATCCTGTGACGATTTGTCAGTGTCTGCTGCAGGCGGCACTCGACGGCGGCGGCGATGATAATGTGAGTGTCATCGTGGTCGAGGTGCTACAGGTCGCGGCCTGA